One stretch of Daphnia pulicaria isolate SC F1-1A chromosome 6, SC_F0-13Bv2, whole genome shotgun sequence DNA includes these proteins:
- the LOC124343652 gene encoding protein spinster-like translates to MKTEEADQTPPYDSSDHLKISVAEKTNPPILSTFTAESDSGAIKQDAAAEEPASQMTRGKMINTLIICLLQLLNFMDRYALPGILPVIIDELDLSNLQGGLLQSAFIVSYVVVAPLVGYLGDRFSRKIILIVGLTVWSLVSLAGSYMTTYSSLLALRCLGGIGEATYSAIGPAMIADMFVGDTRSNMLAMFYFMMLVGGGLGYITGSGVAAATGSWNWGLRVTPILSLISVFLIIFFLKEPARGESEGSRLVSTSWKKDIIYLLHNRSFMFSTTASVALVFVIGAVGVWAPQFVVLSRKVVLDETHTFEEISLVYGVISIVSGITAVIVGAIMGMKLRSKYPSADALICGVGMLLSAPFFYGFLVAGTEPLYWIYILSFIALWFINLNWALVGDILLYVVVPTRRATAETFQIMSVHVFGDASSPFIIGLISDAFEPLINSDSEDYRKYTSLQYALLINPFIQILSAALFMAGSFYLLSDRDKAKRAVADGIARENASN, encoded by the exons ATGAAGACGGAAGAAGCGGATCAGACTCCACCTTACGACAGTAGCgatcatttgaaaatttctgtgGCCGAAAAAACTAATCCTCCGATCCTATCAACTTTCACTGCCGAGTCCGATTCAGGTGCAATCAAGCAAGATGCGGCGGCCGAAGAACCAGCCAGTCAGATGACTCGAGGGAAAATGATCAACACTCTCATCATCTGTCTTCTCcaacttttgaattttatggATCGATATGCCTTACCCG GAATATTACCCGTCATTATCGACGAATTGGATCTGAGCAACTTACAAGGCGGTTTGCTTCAATCGGCCTTTATCGTCAGCTACGTCGTGGTGGCTCCGCTTGTCGGCTACTTGGGCGATCGTTTTTCTAGAAA AATTATCCTGATCGTGGGACTCACTGTTTGGAGTTTGGTGTCGCTAGCCGGTTCTTACATGACCACTTATTCATCTTTATTGGCTCTGCGCTGCCTGGGAG ggaTTGGCGAAGCGACTTATTCGGCCATTGGGCCGGCAATGATCGCTGATATGTTTGTCGGTGACACCCGCTCCAACATGCTAGCCATGTTTTACTTTATGATGCTCGTTGGCGG AGGATTAGGTTACATCACCGGATCGGGAGTAGCAGCCGCCACTGGATCGTGGAACTGGGGGCTCCGGGTCACTCCGATTCTCTCGTTGATTtccgtctttctcatcatcttcttcttgaaagAACCGGCCCGAGGTGAGAGCGAAGGCTCTCGTCTAGTCAGCACCTCCTGGAAGAAAGACATCATTTATCTTTTACACAA CCGGAGTTTTATGTTTTCGACCACCGCCTCAGTCGCCTTGGTGTTCGTCATTGGGGCCGTCGGCGTTTGGGCCCCGCAATTCGTCGTTCTCAGTCGCAAAGTCGTTTTGGACGAGACCCACACTTTTGAAGA AATTTCTTTAGTGTACGGAGTTATTAGCATCGTTTCCGGAATAACAGCTGTTATAGTCGGCGCAATTATGGGCATGAAACTTCGTTCTAAATACCCTTCAGCTG acGCTCTCATCTGCGGCGTCGGTATGCTGCTCTCGGCTCCGTTTTTCTACGGATTCCTAGTTGCCGGAACCGAACCTCTCTACTGGATCTACATCCTTTCATTTATCGCCCTTTGGTTCATCAATTTGAATTGGGCGCTCGTTGGAGACATTCTTCTG TACGTGGTTGTGCCCACAAGACGGGCCACAGCGGAAACGTTTCAAATCATGTCAGTTCACGTTTTCGGTGATGCCAGCAGTCCGTTCATCATTGGATTG ATTTCAGACGCATTCGAGCCACTCATCAATTCGGATTCGGAAGACTACCGCAAATACACGTCACTCCAGTACGCCTTGCTCATCAATCCGTTCATCCAGATATTGAGCGCCGCCCTTTTTATGGCCGGATCCTTTTACCTTCTCAGCGACCGAGACAAAGCCAAACGTGCAGTTGCGGATGGAATTGCACGTGAAAATGCctcaaattaa
- the LOC124343642 gene encoding protein spinster-like — MDAGTDHQLAETSSAGSEKVENVQGFENGRIQIESKKQSRLKVATVCILCFFNLTYYMDRFGIAGILPSIQCDLGASDKQGGLLQTAFIVPYVIFSPVVGYLGDRNSRKLILVAGIFFWSCATLTASFMPNLWSFIVLRSLTGVGEACFSSLAPAIISDLYASNVRSKFLAIYYFAIPVGSGLGYIVFAEVGNATNDWRWGLRVTPIFGFICVVLILLFLQDPPRGESEGSRMKTTSWMDDIKYFATHGSYIWIGVASTAVAFIAGAFGAWGPKYITLGLVTQQEGQTEDIGDLLGRVSLIFGLITVVTGLMGVVVGSLMGTKLRGKYPTIDPEICGFGVLASVPLIFAMTVLARGPEAPTYITFFFGQWFLNLNWALATDMLMYTIVPTRRSSAKAIQILLNHVLGDAGSPYIIGLLSDAFKPLVESGHSSTKTHNATTISSSLWDSPVAREQDCDLSPIDVTTAERDFTALQYALFIALFIQVLGAFAFIATSWTIIDDKAEVDRVAALSQRKDRNSDQLDSIVDSSSEKLPGSISTITTSEQTGPISTNVS, encoded by the exons ATGGATGCCGGAACAGACCACCAGCTAGCGGAAACATCTTCCGCCGGATCagagaaagttgaaaatgtcCAGGGGTTTGAAAATGGTCGAATACAAATCGAAAGTAAGAAACAATCGCGTTTGAAAGTGGCTACCGTGTGCATCCTCTGCTTTTTCAATCTCACTTACTATATGGATCGGTTCGGTATCGCTG GCATTTTGCCGTCAATCCAGTGCGACCTGGGAGCAAGTGACAAACAGGGTGGTTTACTTCAAACCGCTTTTATTGTACCTTACGTAATTTTTTCGCCTGTGGTCGGTTACCTAGGCGACCGAAACTCTCGAAA GTTAATTTTAGTGGCAGGGATATTTTTCTGGTCCTGCGCCACACTGACTGCCAGTTTCATGCCCAATTTGTGGTCATTTATTGTCCTTAGATCACTCACGGGAGTCGGCGAAGCTTGTTTCAGTT CTTTGGCGCCGGCAATCATTAGCGATCTCTACGCCAGTAACGTTCGCTCCAAATTTCTAGCTATTTATTACTTCGCTATTCCGGTCGGAAG CGGATTGGGTTACATTGTTTTTGCTGAGGTCGGAAACGCGACCAACGACTGGAG ATGGGGACTTCGGGTGACGCCCATTTTCGGATTCATCTGCGTCGTTTTAATCCTGCTGTTTCTGCAAGATCCGCCGCGCGGAGAAAGTGAGGGTAGCCGGATGAAAACTACTTCTTGGATGGACGATATCAAATATTTCGCCACACA TGGAAGTTACATCTGGATCGGCGTTGCTTCG ACAGCCGTAGCTTTTATTGCTGGAGCGTTCGGCGCATGGGGTCCCAAATACATCACGCTGGGACTGGTCACGCAACAGGAAGGGCAGACGGAAGACATTGGTGACCTCCTCGGCAG AGTATCGCTGATCTTCGGATTAATCACGGTAGTAACCGGTTTGATGGGCGTGGTCGTGGGTTCATTGATGGGAACAAAGTTGCGCGGCAAATACCCG ACAATCGATCCTGAAATTTGTGGGTTTGGAGTATTGGCCAGCGTGCCGCTCATTTTTGCAATGACGGTCCTGGCCCGCGGTCCCGAAGCGCCCACTTACAtcaccttcttcttcggccagtggtttttgaatttaaattggGCCCTTGCCACCGACATGTTGATG TACACCATCGTTCCTACGAGAAGATCATCCGCTAAAGCTATCCAGATTCTCTTAAATCACGTTCTGGGCGATGCCGGAAGCCCTTACATCATCGGATTG TTGTCAGACGCGTTTAAACCTCTCGTGGAATCGGGCCACAGCAGCACGAAGACTCATAATGCCACCACCATTTCGTCATCTTTATGGGATAGCCCGGTGGCAAGAGAACAAGATTGCGATTTGTCGCCCATCGACGTCACTACCGCAGAACGAGATTTTACGGCATTGCAGTATGCTCTGTTTATCGCCTTATTCATCCAG GTACTGGGTGCATTTGCCTTTATTGCCACTTCCTGGACGATCATTGATGACAAAGCGGAAGTGGACCGAGTGGCTGCCCTATCCCAACGAAAAGACAGGAACTCTGATCAGCTTGATTCGATCGTCGATTCGTCTAGCGAAAAattgccaggatcgatttcTACCATCACAACTAGTGAACAGACAGGACCGATATCTACTAATGTCTCTTAA
- the LOC124343620 gene encoding protein spinster homolog 1-like isoform X1 produces the protein MILYYFFPCDICSKIAHKKDCDGHFMDTYQKFFRVKTKEYISTMDSPDIDSNETVQHQSTIEQVVAENVQQQLQPSGNPNESIIAPEIVPDKTSNEPALSSRTSSVACDQTHPLPTDEETVDHEPKVDLEKDKLSVSTEDLTVSLPTKDKPEDQISCEPSSSSSITSSSIATAEEVKQIMSRRQLATVLILCFVNLLKYMDRFTIAGILPEIQCFFGISDAQGGLLSTAFVVSYMLFSPLVGYLGDRFSRRIIMGCGIIFWGLSNLAGSFTETYSLFLTSRILVGIGESMFSTVSPTIISDVCVGDTRSKFLILYYFAIPVGSGLGFIVGAAMASAFGSWQWGLRVTPFLGLIAVLLIFFIVQEPPRGEAEGSTLSPTTYWDDLKYLAKNKSFVLSTAGCTLTTYVSGALAWWGPKFITLGQASGQGLDVSYTRVSLVVGFEAALAGVVGVASGSLVGQKLRKRFPTADAQVCAWSMVICAPLLFWGCYIATGPPVPLYIVLFFGQWFLNVSWAPIGDILLYVVIPTRRSTAEAFSILISHALGDAGSPYIVGLVSDSFKKSLTAAAESKTYLSNDYYDGAMVLDQSSSSNNCSGSSFIDPETVDIDFRALQYSLFITTIIAALSAYFFFLNAWYIVEDKAAVAKAVKENEELMRIEKIEKQDSANTKSELSGV, from the exons ATGatactttattattttttcccttgtgACATTTGTTCAAAGATTGCTCACAAAAAGGATTGTGATGGTCATTTTATGGATACATATCAGAAATTCTTTAG agtaaaaacaaaagagtacATTTCTACGATGGATTCGCCAGACATCGACAGCAACGAAACCGTCCAACATCAGTCGACTATCGAACAGGTTGTCGCCGAAAATGTCCAGCAGCAACTACAACCGTCTGGAAATCCAAACGAGTCGATAATAGCGCCAGAAATTGTTCCCGATAAAACATCAAACGAGCCAGCGCTATCCTCGAGAACTTCTTCTGTCGCATGTGACCAAACTCATCCCTTGCCGACCGATGAAGAAACCGTCGACCATGAACCAAAGGTTGATCTAGAGAAAGACAAACTGTCTGTTTCGACCGAAGACTTGACTGTATCGCTTCCTACCAAAGACAAGCCGGAAGACCAGATCAGTTGTGagccatcatcatcgtcgtcgatCACTTCGTCGTCGATCGCAACTGCGGAAGAAGTCAAGCAAATAATGTCTAGACGCCAACTCGCCACCGTCCTAATCCTTTGTTTTGTCAATCTTTTAAAGTACATGGATCGGTTCACTATCGCAG GAATCCTGCCGGAGATCCAGTGCTTTTTTGGAATCAGCGATGCGCAAGGTGGATTACTGTCGACGGCTTTCGTGGTGTCCTACATGCTCTTCTCACCTCTAGTCGGATACCTGGGCGATAGGTTCTCTCGCAG GATCATCATGGGATGTGGAATCATTTTCTGGGGTCTTTCCAATTTAG CCGGTTCGTTTACGGAAACTTACAGCCTCTTTCTGACGTCGAGGATTCTAGTTGGCATCGGCGAGTCCATGTTTTCCACCGTTTCACCGACTATCATTTCCGACGTGTGCGTCGGTGACACCCGGTCGAAATTCCTCATCCTTTATTATTTCGCCATTCCGGTTGGAAG CGGTCTAGGATTTATTGTTGGTGCAGCGATGGCCAGCGCTTTCGGTTCCTGGCAGTGGGGCCTCCGTGTTACACCTTTCTTAGGCCTTATCGCCGTCCTGTTGATCTTCTTTATCGTCCAAGAGCCACCGAGAGGTGAAGCCGAAGGATCTACTTTATCCCCGACAACTTATTGGGACGATCTTAAATATCTGGCCAAAAA taaaagtttcgtactgtCAACCGCGGGCTGCACGCTCACCACCTATGTCTCGGGAGCGCTGGCCTGGTGGGGTCCaaaattcattacattggGACAAGCCTCCGGACAAGGATTAGACGTGTCTTATACCAG GGTATCTTTAGTCGTCGGCTTCGAAGCAGCTTTAGCCGGAGTGGTGGGCGTTGCTTCCGGATCTTTGGTCGGACAGAAATTGAGAAAACGCTTTCCGACTGCCGACGCCCAAGTTTGCGCTTGGAGTATGGTCATTTGCGCCCCGCTACTCTTTTGGGGCTGCTATATCGCGACTGGCCCTCCAGTGCCGTTGTACATCGTCCTCTTCTTCGGCCAGTGGTTCCTCAACGTTAGCTG ggCTCCCATTGGTGACATCCTCTTG TATGTCGTCATTCCTACGAGACGTTCGACAGCCGAAGCTTTTTCTATCCTCATTTCCCATGCATTAGGTGATGCCGGATCTCCGTATATAGTCGGGCtg GTATCAGACAGCTTTAAAAAGTCGTTGACTGCTGCGGCTGAATCGAAAACTTATTTATCGAATGATTACTACGACGGAGCGATGGTCTTGGATCAATCCTCTTCAAGTAATAATTGTTCCGGTTCATCGTTCATCGATCCGGAAACGGTCGACATTGATTTTCGGGCTCTACAATACTCGTTGTTCATCACGACAATCATCGCAGCCCTGAGCgcctattttttcttcctgaaCGCTTG GTACATCGTCGAAGACAAAGCCGCTGTCGCAAAAGCTGTGAAGG AAAACGAAGAATTGATGCGAatagaaaaaatcgaaaagcAAGATTCGGCTAACACTAAATCGGAATTGTCAGGAGTGTGA
- the LOC124343620 gene encoding protein spinster homolog 1-like isoform X2: MDSPDIDSNETVQHQSTIEQVVAENVQQQLQPSGNPNESIIAPEIVPDKTSNEPALSSRTSSVACDQTHPLPTDEETVDHEPKVDLEKDKLSVSTEDLTVSLPTKDKPEDQISCEPSSSSSITSSSIATAEEVKQIMSRRQLATVLILCFVNLLKYMDRFTIAGILPEIQCFFGISDAQGGLLSTAFVVSYMLFSPLVGYLGDRFSRRIIMGCGIIFWGLSNLAGSFTETYSLFLTSRILVGIGESMFSTVSPTIISDVCVGDTRSKFLILYYFAIPVGSGLGFIVGAAMASAFGSWQWGLRVTPFLGLIAVLLIFFIVQEPPRGEAEGSTLSPTTYWDDLKYLAKNKSFVLSTAGCTLTTYVSGALAWWGPKFITLGQASGQGLDVSYTRVSLVVGFEAALAGVVGVASGSLVGQKLRKRFPTADAQVCAWSMVICAPLLFWGCYIATGPPVPLYIVLFFGQWFLNVSWAPIGDILLYVVIPTRRSTAEAFSILISHALGDAGSPYIVGLVSDSFKKSLTAAAESKTYLSNDYYDGAMVLDQSSSSNNCSGSSFIDPETVDIDFRALQYSLFITTIIAALSAYFFFLNAWYIVEDKAAVAKAVKENEELMRIEKIEKQDSANTKSELSGV, from the exons ATGGATTCGCCAGACATCGACAGCAACGAAACCGTCCAACATCAGTCGACTATCGAACAGGTTGTCGCCGAAAATGTCCAGCAGCAACTACAACCGTCTGGAAATCCAAACGAGTCGATAATAGCGCCAGAAATTGTTCCCGATAAAACATCAAACGAGCCAGCGCTATCCTCGAGAACTTCTTCTGTCGCATGTGACCAAACTCATCCCTTGCCGACCGATGAAGAAACCGTCGACCATGAACCAAAGGTTGATCTAGAGAAAGACAAACTGTCTGTTTCGACCGAAGACTTGACTGTATCGCTTCCTACCAAAGACAAGCCGGAAGACCAGATCAGTTGTGagccatcatcatcgtcgtcgatCACTTCGTCGTCGATCGCAACTGCGGAAGAAGTCAAGCAAATAATGTCTAGACGCCAACTCGCCACCGTCCTAATCCTTTGTTTTGTCAATCTTTTAAAGTACATGGATCGGTTCACTATCGCAG GAATCCTGCCGGAGATCCAGTGCTTTTTTGGAATCAGCGATGCGCAAGGTGGATTACTGTCGACGGCTTTCGTGGTGTCCTACATGCTCTTCTCACCTCTAGTCGGATACCTGGGCGATAGGTTCTCTCGCAG GATCATCATGGGATGTGGAATCATTTTCTGGGGTCTTTCCAATTTAG CCGGTTCGTTTACGGAAACTTACAGCCTCTTTCTGACGTCGAGGATTCTAGTTGGCATCGGCGAGTCCATGTTTTCCACCGTTTCACCGACTATCATTTCCGACGTGTGCGTCGGTGACACCCGGTCGAAATTCCTCATCCTTTATTATTTCGCCATTCCGGTTGGAAG CGGTCTAGGATTTATTGTTGGTGCAGCGATGGCCAGCGCTTTCGGTTCCTGGCAGTGGGGCCTCCGTGTTACACCTTTCTTAGGCCTTATCGCCGTCCTGTTGATCTTCTTTATCGTCCAAGAGCCACCGAGAGGTGAAGCCGAAGGATCTACTTTATCCCCGACAACTTATTGGGACGATCTTAAATATCTGGCCAAAAA taaaagtttcgtactgtCAACCGCGGGCTGCACGCTCACCACCTATGTCTCGGGAGCGCTGGCCTGGTGGGGTCCaaaattcattacattggGACAAGCCTCCGGACAAGGATTAGACGTGTCTTATACCAG GGTATCTTTAGTCGTCGGCTTCGAAGCAGCTTTAGCCGGAGTGGTGGGCGTTGCTTCCGGATCTTTGGTCGGACAGAAATTGAGAAAACGCTTTCCGACTGCCGACGCCCAAGTTTGCGCTTGGAGTATGGTCATTTGCGCCCCGCTACTCTTTTGGGGCTGCTATATCGCGACTGGCCCTCCAGTGCCGTTGTACATCGTCCTCTTCTTCGGCCAGTGGTTCCTCAACGTTAGCTG ggCTCCCATTGGTGACATCCTCTTG TATGTCGTCATTCCTACGAGACGTTCGACAGCCGAAGCTTTTTCTATCCTCATTTCCCATGCATTAGGTGATGCCGGATCTCCGTATATAGTCGGGCtg GTATCAGACAGCTTTAAAAAGTCGTTGACTGCTGCGGCTGAATCGAAAACTTATTTATCGAATGATTACTACGACGGAGCGATGGTCTTGGATCAATCCTCTTCAAGTAATAATTGTTCCGGTTCATCGTTCATCGATCCGGAAACGGTCGACATTGATTTTCGGGCTCTACAATACTCGTTGTTCATCACGACAATCATCGCAGCCCTGAGCgcctattttttcttcctgaaCGCTTG GTACATCGTCGAAGACAAAGCCGCTGTCGCAAAAGCTGTGAAGG AAAACGAAGAATTGATGCGAatagaaaaaatcgaaaagcAAGATTCGGCTAACACTAAATCGGAATTGTCAGGAGTGTGA
- the LOC124343643 gene encoding SRSF protein kinase 1-like isoform X1, whose translation MGKKVTNKSVCKAKAAECTIDKNAPNQIPKPICSGQRKELINETDSGRNKCSTQTRSSVNGKEKMSQVNATPNRKKINSLKLSEVGNASAKLIESKISGPKHEEPPKKKTTKDVRKDSECPIPENLEEDILCCDLDQQEDPNQYSVGGFHPVAISDLLHDRYYVLCKLGWGTFSTVWLCWDLIGKRFVALKIVKSHPTDTKSALNEIKILRSVGKSQKVVQLLDNFKVNGVNGTHICMVFEVLGHSTLKFISPLKLGLPLPTVKTIIRQVLEGLNELHTKCGVIHTDIKPENILVCVDDPFVRKMAADVWECHRTGKKLTGSLVSSAPQKLQSSRKNNDERKEKEKAQLLLSQLRHIEKYSRHSSTDSLDDTKPVLEVPYSDLLVKIVDLGSACSVKNSNFSQKIQTRPYRCLESLICAKFGPPADIWSTACVAFELATGDYLFYPKAGVEYSKDDDHLALIIELLGEIPKDVLASGKVSYRFFSETGALWNIESFKPWGLCNVLIEKYRWGARDAHDFAEFLHSMLAFDPKERATAAECLLHPWLTGVPRIL comes from the exons ATGGGTAAGAAAGTGACGAATAAGTCG GTGTGTAAAGCAAAAGCAGCAGAATGCACGATCGATAAAAACGCCCCCAATCAGATTCCTAAGCCGATCTGTTccggacagagaaaagaaTTGATCAACGAGACAGATTCCGGCCGGAATAAGTGTTCTACTCAAACAAGGTCTTCagtaaatggaaaagaaaagatgagtcAAGTGAACGCCACGCCGAATCGAAAGAAGATAAACAGCCTAAAACTGTCCGAAGTCGGAAATGCTTCTGCCAAATTAATCGAGAGTAAAATCAGCGGTCCAAAACACGAAGAaccacccaaaaagaaaacaactaaAGATGTGAGAAAAGACTCCGAATGTCCGATTCCTGAAAACCTTGAAGAAGATATACTGTGCTGCGATCTAGACCAGCAAGAAGATCCCAACCAATACTCTGTAGGCGGTTTCCATCCAGTGGCAATCAGTGATCTCCTTCACGACCGATACTATGTCCTCTGCAAACTGGGATGGGGCACTTTCTCCACTGTTTGGCTCTGCTGGGATCTGATTGGGAAACGTTTCGTGGCCCTCAAAATAGTCAAAAGCCATCCCACAGACACGAAATCAGCACTGAATGAGATCAAGATTCTCCGTAGCGTTGGCAAGAGTCAAAAGGTGGTTCAACTTCTTGATAATTTTAAGGTCAACGGAGTTAATGGCACACACATCTGTATGGTGTTTGAAGTCCTTGGTCATAGCACTCTAAAGTTCATCAGCCCTCTAAAACTAGGCCTTCCTTTGCCCACTGTTAAGACCATCATCCGTCAG gTGTTGGAAGGTTTGAATGAATTGCACACAAAGTGCGGAGTTATACACACGGATATCAAGCCGGAAAATATATTGGTTTGCGTCGATGATCCATTCGTTCGGAAGATGGCCGCTGACGTGTGGGAATGCCACCGGACGGGAAAGAAACTCACGGGTTCTTTGGTGAGTTCGGCTCCACAGAAACTGCAGTCCTCCAGAAAGAACAATGAtgagagaaaggaaaaagaaaaggcacaGCTACTTTTATCACAACTTCGACACATTGAAAAATACAGCCGCCATTCGTCGACGGATTCGTTGGATGACACTAAACCAGTTCTTGAAGTGCCATATTCTGATCTCCTCGTAAAAATTGTAGATTTGGGGAGTGCGTGTAGCGTGAAGAATTCGAACTTTAGCCAGAAAATTCAGACGAGACCATATCGCTGCCTGGAATCGTTAATCTGTGCCAAATTCGGACCTCCAGCGGATATCTGGAGCACGGCTTGCGTGGCATTTGAATTGGCGACCGGTGACTACCTATTCTATCCGAAGGCTGGCGTCGAATATTCAAAGGATGACGATCACTTGGCACTCATTATTGAACTGTTGGGTGAAATTCCAAAAGATGTTTTGGCATCGGGGAAAGTTTCGTATCGATTCTTTAGTGAAACGGGAGCTTTGTGGAACATTGAATCATTTAAGCCATGGGGTCTCTGCAACGTGCTGATCGAAAAGTATCGATGGGGTGCCCGGGACGCTCACGATTTTGCAGAATTTCTCCATTCCATGCTGGCGTTTGATCCCAAAGAGCGGGCCACAGCAGCCGAGTGTTTGCTTCATCCATGGTTGACTGGCGTACCGCGTATCCTGTGA
- the LOC124343643 gene encoding SRSF protein kinase 1-like isoform X2, whose translation MSQVNATPNRKKINSLKLSEVGNASAKLIESKISGPKHEEPPKKKTTKDVRKDSECPIPENLEEDILCCDLDQQEDPNQYSVGGFHPVAISDLLHDRYYVLCKLGWGTFSTVWLCWDLIGKRFVALKIVKSHPTDTKSALNEIKILRSVGKSQKVVQLLDNFKVNGVNGTHICMVFEVLGHSTLKFISPLKLGLPLPTVKTIIRQVLEGLNELHTKCGVIHTDIKPENILVCVDDPFVRKMAADVWECHRTGKKLTGSLVSSAPQKLQSSRKNNDERKEKEKAQLLLSQLRHIEKYSRHSSTDSLDDTKPVLEVPYSDLLVKIVDLGSACSVKNSNFSQKIQTRPYRCLESLICAKFGPPADIWSTACVAFELATGDYLFYPKAGVEYSKDDDHLALIIELLGEIPKDVLASGKVSYRFFSETGALWNIESFKPWGLCNVLIEKYRWGARDAHDFAEFLHSMLAFDPKERATAAECLLHPWLTGVPRIL comes from the exons atgagtcAAGTGAACGCCACGCCGAATCGAAAGAAGATAAACAGCCTAAAACTGTCCGAAGTCGGAAATGCTTCTGCCAAATTAATCGAGAGTAAAATCAGCGGTCCAAAACACGAAGAaccacccaaaaagaaaacaactaaAGATGTGAGAAAAGACTCCGAATGTCCGATTCCTGAAAACCTTGAAGAAGATATACTGTGCTGCGATCTAGACCAGCAAGAAGATCCCAACCAATACTCTGTAGGCGGTTTCCATCCAGTGGCAATCAGTGATCTCCTTCACGACCGATACTATGTCCTCTGCAAACTGGGATGGGGCACTTTCTCCACTGTTTGGCTCTGCTGGGATCTGATTGGGAAACGTTTCGTGGCCCTCAAAATAGTCAAAAGCCATCCCACAGACACGAAATCAGCACTGAATGAGATCAAGATTCTCCGTAGCGTTGGCAAGAGTCAAAAGGTGGTTCAACTTCTTGATAATTTTAAGGTCAACGGAGTTAATGGCACACACATCTGTATGGTGTTTGAAGTCCTTGGTCATAGCACTCTAAAGTTCATCAGCCCTCTAAAACTAGGCCTTCCTTTGCCCACTGTTAAGACCATCATCCGTCAG gTGTTGGAAGGTTTGAATGAATTGCACACAAAGTGCGGAGTTATACACACGGATATCAAGCCGGAAAATATATTGGTTTGCGTCGATGATCCATTCGTTCGGAAGATGGCCGCTGACGTGTGGGAATGCCACCGGACGGGAAAGAAACTCACGGGTTCTTTGGTGAGTTCGGCTCCACAGAAACTGCAGTCCTCCAGAAAGAACAATGAtgagagaaaggaaaaagaaaaggcacaGCTACTTTTATCACAACTTCGACACATTGAAAAATACAGCCGCCATTCGTCGACGGATTCGTTGGATGACACTAAACCAGTTCTTGAAGTGCCATATTCTGATCTCCTCGTAAAAATTGTAGATTTGGGGAGTGCGTGTAGCGTGAAGAATTCGAACTTTAGCCAGAAAATTCAGACGAGACCATATCGCTGCCTGGAATCGTTAATCTGTGCCAAATTCGGACCTCCAGCGGATATCTGGAGCACGGCTTGCGTGGCATTTGAATTGGCGACCGGTGACTACCTATTCTATCCGAAGGCTGGCGTCGAATATTCAAAGGATGACGATCACTTGGCACTCATTATTGAACTGTTGGGTGAAATTCCAAAAGATGTTTTGGCATCGGGGAAAGTTTCGTATCGATTCTTTAGTGAAACGGGAGCTTTGTGGAACATTGAATCATTTAAGCCATGGGGTCTCTGCAACGTGCTGATCGAAAAGTATCGATGGGGTGCCCGGGACGCTCACGATTTTGCAGAATTTCTCCATTCCATGCTGGCGTTTGATCCCAAAGAGCGGGCCACAGCAGCCGAGTGTTTGCTTCATCCATGGTTGACTGGCGTACCGCGTATCCTGTGA
- the LOC124343811 gene encoding uncharacterized protein LOC124343811: MSNMDKVMQSEAAKDWVMIPGKNDGDEPLYICKATGKVFDKNGESASIQFSSGDSDLDESEVGAIGTFGKFLKQFHIPNYKLKPQSWTELATLYASKQLPESWESDSEDETESEGCTEMPKTKQTVDMVSSSPSNGPSL, from the exons ATGTCTAACATGGATAAAGTAATGCAGAGTGAAGCA GCAAAGGATTGGGTGATGATTCCTGGAAAGAACGACGGCGATGAACCTCTTTATATTTGCAAGGCTACGGGTAAAGTCTTCGACAAGAACGGAGAATCGGCATCCATTCAGTTTTCTTCAGGTGATTCAGACTTGGATGAATCAGAAGTTGGCGCAATTGGAACTTTTGGAAAATTCTTGAAACAATTCCACATTCCGAACTATAAACTTAAGCCTCAGAGCTGGACTGAATTGGCTACTTTGTACGCATCAAAGCAATTACCTGAATCATGGGAATCTGACTCGGAAGATGAAACCGAATCCGAAGGATGTACTGAAATGCCAAAGACAAAGCAAA CTGTTGACATGGTTTCGTCCTCCCCGTCTAATGGTCCTTCTCTCTAG